Proteins co-encoded in one Populus trichocarpa isolate Nisqually-1 chromosome 10, P.trichocarpa_v4.1, whole genome shotgun sequence genomic window:
- the LOC127905813 gene encoding uncharacterized protein LOC127905813 isoform X1, whose translation MATERDDSLQSVSVRLDGKNYSYWSYVMRNFLKGKKMWGYVSGTYVVPKNTEEGDTVSIDTWEANNAKIITWINNSVEHSIGTQLAKYETAKEVWDHLQRLFTQSNFAKQYQLENDIRALHQKNISIQEFYSAMTDLWDQLALTESAELKACGAYIERREQQRLVQFLTALRSDFEGLRGSILHRSPLPSVDSVVSELLAEEIRLQSYSEKGILSASNPSVLAVPSKPFSNHQNKPYTRVGFDECSFCKQKGHWKAQCPKLRQQNQAWKSGSQSQSNAHRSPQGYKPPHHNTAAVASPGSITDPNTLAEQFQKFLSLQPQAMSASSIGQLPHSSSGSAVSEADWDRP comes from the exons atggctactgaaagagatgattcgcttcagtctgtgagtgtgaggttggatgggaagaactattcgtattggagctatgtaatgagaaattttcttaagggtaagaagatgtggggatatgttagtggaacttatgtgGTACCTAAGAATACTGAAGAAGGAGATACTGTCTCGATAGatacatgggaagcaaacaatgcaaagatcattacttggatcaacaattctgttgagcattctataggtacacagttggcaaagtatgagacagcaaaggaggtttgggatcatctgcaacggttattcacgcaatcaaattttgcaaaacagtatcagttagagaatgacatacgagctcttcaccagaagaatataagtattcaggagttctattctgccatgacagatctttgggatcaattggctcttacagaatcggcagaattaaaagcatgtggtgcttatattgaacgtagagagcagcaacgattggtacaatttttaacagcacttcgtagtgatttcgaaggacttagaggttcaattctgcatcgttctccactgccctctgttgactctgttgtcagtgagttattggctgaagaaatacgtcttcagtcttattctgaaaagggaattctttctgcttcgaatccttctgtactagcagtaccttctaagccattctctaatcatcagaacaagccttacacaagggttggcttcgatgagtgcagtttctgtaagcagaaaggtcattggaaggctcagtgtcctaagttgagacaacagaatcaagcttggaagtctggcagtcagtcacaatctaatgctcatcgatcacctcagggttataaaccaccacaccacaatactgcagcagtagcttccccaggctctattaccgatcctaatactttagctgagcaatttcagaagtttctctccttgcagccacaagcaatgtccgcttcttccataggtcagttgcctcatagttcctcag gatctgcagtctcagaagctgattgggacaggccgtag
- the LOC127905813 gene encoding uncharacterized protein LOC127905813 isoform X2, with protein sequence MATERDDSLQSVSVRLDGKNYSYWSYVMRNFLKGKKMWGYVSGTYVVPKNTEEGDTVSIDTWEANNAKIITWINNSVEHSIGTQLAKYETAKEVWDHLQRLFTQSNFAKQYQLENDIRALHQKNISIQEFYSAMTDLWDQLALTESAELKACGAYIERREQQRLVQFLTALRSDFEGLRGSILHRSPLPSVDSVVSELLAEEIRLQSYSEKGILSASNPSVLAVPSKPFSNHQNKPYTRVGFDECSFCKQKGHWKAQCPKLRQQNQAWKSGSQSQSNAHRSPQGYKPPHHNTAAVASPGSITDPNTLAEQFQKFLSLQPQAMSASSIGSAVSEADWDRP encoded by the exons atggctactgaaagagatgattcgcttcagtctgtgagtgtgaggttggatgggaagaactattcgtattggagctatgtaatgagaaattttcttaagggtaagaagatgtggggatatgttagtggaacttatgtgGTACCTAAGAATACTGAAGAAGGAGATACTGTCTCGATAGatacatgggaagcaaacaatgcaaagatcattacttggatcaacaattctgttgagcattctataggtacacagttggcaaagtatgagacagcaaaggaggtttgggatcatctgcaacggttattcacgcaatcaaattttgcaaaacagtatcagttagagaatgacatacgagctcttcaccagaagaatataagtattcaggagttctattctgccatgacagatctttgggatcaattggctcttacagaatcggcagaattaaaagcatgtggtgcttatattgaacgtagagagcagcaacgattggtacaatttttaacagcacttcgtagtgatttcgaaggacttagaggttcaattctgcatcgttctccactgccctctgttgactctgttgtcagtgagttattggctgaagaaatacgtcttcagtcttattctgaaaagggaattctttctgcttcgaatccttctgtactagcagtaccttctaagccattctctaatcatcagaacaagccttacacaagggttggcttcgatgagtgcagtttctgtaagcagaaaggtcattggaaggctcagtgtcctaagttgagacaacagaatcaagcttggaagtctggcagtcagtcacaatctaatgctcatcgatcacctcagggttataaaccaccacaccacaatactgcagcagtagcttccccaggctctattaccgatcctaatactttagctgagcaatttcagaagtttctctccttgcagccacaagcaatgtccgcttcttccatag gatctgcagtctcagaagctgattgggacaggccgtag
- the LOC7459789 gene encoding myb-related protein 308, which produces MRKPCCDKQDTNKGAWSKEEDQKLIDYIRKHGEGCWRSLPQAAGLLRCGKSCRLRWINYLRPDLKRGNFGEDEEDLIIKLHALLGNRWSLIAGRLPGRTDNEVKNYWNSHLRRKLINMGIDPNNHRLNQNLLRSRNPPNPAIATSSGLKIQAKQQPTKPRVDSEQTSDAGSCLEDDQCTLPDLNLDLTMSIPSSSIAHVEGNQKDNESNFLRPQKIAPSSNLLLSQ; this is translated from the exons ATGAGGAAGCCGTGTTGTGATAAACAAGATACCAACAAAGGAGCTTGGTCTAAGGAAGAAGACCAGAAACTCATAGATTATATTCGAAAACACGGCGAAGGTTGTTGGCGTTCTCTTCCTCAGGCTGCAG GCCTCCTTCGTTGTGGCAAAAGCTGTAGGCTAAGATGGATAAACTATCTTAGGCCAGACCTTAAAAGAGGCAACTTTggtgaagatgaagaagatctCATCATCAAGCTTCATGCACTCCTGGGAAACAG GTGGTCATTAATAGCTGGAAGATTGCCTGGACGAACAGACAATGAAGTAAAGAACTATTGGAATTCTCATTTAAGGAGAAAGCTTATAAACATGGGGATTGATCCAAATAATCACCGCTTGAACCAGAATCTCCTACGTTCACGTAACCCGCCAAATCCTGCTATTGCAACATCATCTGGATTGAAAATTCAGGCCAAACAACAGCCGACAAAGCCCCGCGTTGACAGTGAGCAAACATCGGATGCCGGAAGTTGCTTAGAGGATGATCAATGTACCTTGCCTGACCTAAACCTCGACCTCACAATGAGCattccttcttcttcaattgcCCATGTTGAAGGGAATCAAAAGGATAACGAGTCTAATTTTTTGAGGCCACAAAAGATTGCCCCTTCTTCTAACCTTCTTCTCTCCCAGTAG